The following coding sequences are from one Kwoniella bestiolae CBS 10118 chromosome 2, complete sequence window:
- a CDS encoding mitochondrial 54S ribosomal protein mL44 yields the protein MSSRPVFPPSLARRLAKRRLQPTSTRPLHTSSPILNISAKPEPSSIPPSTALSALLSRLSLPSDTSLHPTLISCLTHPSYYSYQSQSQQQSEELPELEIVDFSSSSSISKGDNELLSTLGNSLLGLFASEHISSLYPLLPTQAIKNAITAYVGPSTCLSVARELGVSVQGGGNMGQPGLGRGSNSAGLPIRWSKVYIQEKNYQDNVQGENVPSRGPEKVPVARRFQKFLERDNKDESESESRISKRRENFEDVVAATVRAFVGLIYQEQGIHAARSFVHAHFLSRSIDLTSLFNFKNPLHMLSSVISSHLSSAGVPISANQGIIEKRLLASTGVNSQSPLFLVGLFLPSGIKLAEGHGSSKAMAEYRAAKNALLSLYLVRSEQTSPAEGLGIGSGAVSLPSSLYASSERWLDHGKISENVNESEQSFRGANWGGKEVIAESRDLRRKV from the exons ATGTCGTCCCGACCGGTcttccccccctccctcgcTCGACGTCTAGCGAAAAGACGTCTTCAACCCACATCCACCCGACCCCTTCATACATCCTCGCCAatcctcaacatctcagCCAAGCCcgaaccatcttccatcccaccttccaccgccctctccgccctcctctctcgactctccctcccatccgACACATCCCTCCATCCAACGCTGATATCCTGTCTCACCCACCCATCATACTACTCTTaccaatctcaatcccaacAACAGTCAGAGGAACTACCAGAGTTGGAAATCGTAGATttctcgtcctcttcctctatATCAAAGGGGGATAACGAACTCCTCTCCACACTTGGTAATTCCCTTCTAGGATTATTCGCAAGTGAACACATATCCTCGCTTTACCCACTCCTCCCCACCCAGGCAATAAAGAACGCCATAACTGCCTATGTAGGTCCTTCGACATGCCTGTCCGTAGCTAGAGAGTTGGGAGTGAGCGTACAAGGTGGTGGTAATATGGGACAACCGGGTTTGGGTAGGGGATCAAATTCCGCGGGACTGCCTATTAGGTGGTCGAAGGTGTATATACAGGAGAAGAATTATCAGGATAATGTCCAGGGGGAGAATGTTCCCTCAAGAGGACCAGAGAAGGTACCGGTTGCGAGGAGGTTCCAGAAGTTCTTGGAGAGGGATAAtaaggatgagagtgagagtgagagtaggatatcgaagaggagggagaatTTCGAGGATGTCGTGGCTGCTACTGTTAGGGCTTTTGTGGGGTTGATTTACcaggagcag GGGATCCACGCCGCCCGATCCTTCGTTCACgcccacttcctctcccgCTCCATCGACCTCACCTCGCTATTCAACTTCAAGAACCCCCTCCACATGCTCTCCTCCGTCATCTCCTCTCACCTCTCTTCGGCCGGTGTACCCATCTCCGCCAACCAGGGAATCATCGAGAAGCGACTCCTAGCGTCCACTGGAGTCAACTCGCAATCCCCCTTATTCCTCGTCGGCCTGTTCTTACCCTCCGGTATCAAGTTGGCAGAAGGGCATGGATCCTCAAAGGCCATGGCGGAATATCGGGCAGCTAAGAATGCTTTGTTGAGTTTGTATTTGGTTAGATCGGAGCAGACCTCCCCTGCAGAGGGGTTGGGAATTGGATCGGGAGCGGTTAGTTTACCGAGCTCATTGTATGCCTCATCGGAGAGGTGGTTGGATCATGGGAAGATCAGTGAGAATGTGAATGAGAGTGAACAGAGTTTCAGGGGCGCGAACTGGGGTGGAAAGGAGGTGATAGCTGAGAGTAGGGatttgaggaggaaggtgtag
- a CDS encoding gamma-glutamyltransferase → MSIPPILSGAVTCEDTRASEIGTSVLSKGGNAVDAIIATIIAVNTLCPYHSDIGGGGFAILRTKEGAYESLNFRHTAPAAASSAFYKDPTVSTSIGGAAVAVPGEIRGLEELHRKHGRLPWGRLFEPSIKLAEDGFEVKQDLHDFITAACNPPGSSNLSGSWMESDPCYSSLFVDGKAIPVGSTWKRPDYARTLRKIAKEGSKAFYEGEVAEALAKVVRERGGLMTLQDLKDYKVEWNQPLSIPYKDHTIYAPPAPASGAIFLSAMGMLSHFESKGEGSVDDLHVLTESLRLAYGQRTALGDPNYVPGLVDKQLSWLTPEAIHTRSKLITEKTHEPDYYKTPKVEIVNDHGTSNITVADSDGLVVSITTTVGLSWGSHIIVPGYGFVLNDSMDDFSVEGRPNGTGYEPQVANYVYGGKRPLSSSCPYIITHTSTGQPYVAGGAAGGSTIISANVQVARNILNYDLSAKEALRANRLHNQILPNVSQVERSSTHQGITIDGFSEEQVKGLEERGHQIEWVEKNRSVPVVIKFGDEKQKDRWDPAADPRRNDSGGSVFETQR, encoded by the exons ATGTCCATTCCTCCAATCCTGTCCGGAGCAGTGACCTGTGAAGATACACGAGCTTCGGAGATCGGTACATCCGTCTTGTCGAAGGGTGGGAACGCAGTAGATGCTATAATAGCTACGATAATAGCTGTCAACACCTTATGCCCATACCACTCTGATATAGGGGGAGGCGGATTTGCAATCTTGAGGACGAAGGAAGGAGCATATGAAAGCTTGAATTTTAGGCATACTGCCCCC GCAGCAGCCAGTTCTGCGTTCTACAAAGACCCGACAGTATCGACTTCGATAGGTGGAGCAGCAGTAGCTGTTCCGGGAGAGATCAGGGGATTGGAAGAGCTGCATCGGAAACATGGAAGATTACCTTGGGGGAGATTGTTTGAACCTTCCATAAAACTGGccgaagatggatttgaggtTAAGCAGGATCTCCATGAT TTCATAACGGCCGCCTGTAATCCACCTggatcatccaatctctcagGCTCATGGATGGAGTCCGATCCATGCTATTCGTCCTTGTTTGTCGATGGAAAAGCGATCCCGGTAGGATCTACATGGAAACGACCGGACTATGCTCGGACATTACGGAAGATAGCTAAAGAGGGTTCTAAGGCATTTTACGAGGGTGAAGTCGCCGAAGCGCTAGCAAAGGTTGTGAGAGAACGAGGGGGATTGATGACTTTACAAGATCTCAAGG ACTACAAAGTGGAATGGAATCAGCCGCTATCAATCCCTTACAAAGACCACACCATATACGCACCACCGGCTCCAGCATCAGGCGCGATCTTTCTCTCGGCTATGGGGATGCTAAGTCATTTTGAATCGAAAGGTGAGGGTAGCGTGGATGATCTACATGTGTTGACTGAATCCCtcagg CTGGCATACGGTCAAAGGACTGCCTTGGGCGACCCAAATTACGTTCCGGGTCTGGTCGACAAACAGCTCTCTTGGCTTACACCGGAAGCTATACACAcacgatcaaagctgatcacGGAGAAAACCCATGAGCCGGATTACTATAAGACACCCAA AGTTGAAATTGTCAATGACCACGGCACATCCAATATAACAGTTGCCGATTCCGATGGACTGGTCGTATCCATTACAACGACTGTCGGACTATCCTGGGGCTCGCATATTATAGTACCTGGATATGGATTCGTCCTGAACGACTCGATGGATGATTTCTCGGTGGAAGGTAGACCGAACGGGACGGGATACGAACCGCAGGTAGCTAATTACG TGTACGGCGGTAAAAGACCACTGAGCTCAAGTTGCCCATACATaatcactcacacttcaACCGGTCAACCATACGTCGCAGGCGGAGCAGCAGGAGGATCAACCATAATCTCAGCTAATGTCCAAGTGGCCCGGAACATTCTCAATTACGACTTATCGGCTAAAGAGGCTTTACGAGCTAACAGACTGCATAATCAGATATTACCCAATGTCAGTCAAGTGGAAAGATCGTCGACGCATCAAGGCATCACAATAGACGGATTCAGCGAAGAACAAGTGAAAGGgctggaagaaaggggaCATCAGATCGAATGGGTAGAGAAGAACAGGAGTGTGCCTGTAGTAATCAAATTTGGAGACGAAAAACAGAAAGATCGATGGGATCCAGCAGCCGATCCAAGGAGGAATGATTCAGGTGGTAGTGTGTTTGAGACCCAAAGATAG